In one window of Azoarcus olearius DNA:
- a CDS encoding response regulator, with product MSHQILIVDDDPQIRSLLADYLDNFGFACRAVGDATAMRAALAARPADLVILDLMLPGEDGLSLCRTLRTHGDIPIIMLTARAEAADRIVGLELGADDYVVKPFDPRELVARIHTILRRAAAARQAPAAEANGAGEIAFAGWQLNPLTRVLTSPERLAIPLSNAEFRLLWVFIERPRCVLNRDQLLDAARGRAAEAFDRSIDLLVSRLRQKLQEDPRLPKLLKTIRGEGYLFDTEVVR from the coding sequence ATGAGCCACCAGATTCTCATTGTCGATGACGACCCGCAGATCCGCAGCCTGCTGGCCGACTACCTCGACAATTTCGGCTTCGCCTGCCGCGCGGTCGGCGACGCCACCGCAATGCGCGCCGCGCTGGCGGCCCGTCCGGCGGACCTCGTCATCCTCGACCTGATGCTGCCCGGCGAGGACGGCCTCAGCCTGTGCCGCACGCTGCGCACCCATGGCGACATCCCGATCATCATGCTCACCGCGCGGGCAGAGGCGGCCGACCGCATCGTGGGCCTCGAACTCGGCGCCGACGATTACGTGGTCAAGCCCTTCGACCCGCGCGAACTGGTCGCCCGCATCCACACCATCCTGCGCCGCGCCGCCGCGGCGCGGCAGGCACCGGCTGCCGAGGCGAACGGCGCGGGCGAAATCGCCTTCGCCGGCTGGCAACTCAATCCGCTCACGCGCGTGCTGACCTCGCCCGAACGCCTCGCCATTCCGCTCTCCAATGCGGAATTCCGCCTGCTGTGGGTCTTCATCGAGCGGCCGCGCTGCGTGCTCAACCGCGACCAGCTGCTCGATGCCGCGCGCGGTCGCGCCGCCGAAGCCTTCGACCGCAGCATCGACCTGCTGGTATCCCGGCTGCGGCAAAAGCTGCAGGAAGACCCCCGTCTGCCCAAGCTGCTGAAGACGATCCGCGGCGAGGGC